The Mycolicibacterium flavescens genome has a segment encoding these proteins:
- the galE_5 gene encoding UDP-glucose 4-epimerase has protein sequence MLDTAFVESALRSFSADAVVHIAAKKAVDESVANPLFYYRQNVTGMQSVLEAMVGTGTGRILFSSSAAVYGEQAVSPVTEATPTSPSSPYGWTKLIGEQLLSDVAAAHGLSWSALRYFNVAGAATPELADRGENNLIPMVFRAISSGVHPSVFGADYPTPDGSCVRDYIHVEDVADAHATVLNQMAVGDLAAIYNIGTGKGTSVFEIMAAVRQATGVDFECDVIGRRPGDPPDVVADPAKIQRDFGWQSRHGLAGTVQSAWEAWVVNDQT, from the coding sequence TTGCTGGATACCGCGTTCGTCGAGTCGGCGTTGCGCTCTTTTTCCGCTGACGCAGTCGTGCACATCGCCGCCAAGAAGGCGGTGGACGAGTCGGTCGCGAACCCCTTGTTCTACTACCGCCAGAATGTCACCGGCATGCAGAGCGTGCTCGAAGCGATGGTCGGCACGGGGACGGGGCGCATCCTGTTCTCGTCGAGTGCGGCGGTCTACGGAGAACAGGCCGTCAGCCCAGTGACCGAAGCGACGCCGACCAGTCCATCGTCTCCCTACGGCTGGACGAAATTGATTGGTGAACAGTTGCTCTCCGACGTTGCGGCAGCGCACGGGCTCAGCTGGTCGGCTCTGCGTTACTTCAATGTGGCGGGCGCAGCGACACCGGAGCTGGCCGACCGCGGCGAGAACAACCTGATACCGATGGTCTTTCGGGCGATCAGCTCGGGCGTTCATCCGAGCGTCTTCGGTGCCGACTATCCGACGCCGGACGGGTCGTGCGTCCGTGACTACATCCATGTCGAGGATGTCGCAGATGCCCATGCCACGGTGCTGAACCAGATGGCGGTCGGTGATCTGGCCGCCATCTACAACATCGGCACCGGGAAGGGCACGAGCGTCTTCGAAATCATGGCGGCGGTACGTCAGGCCACCGGCGTCGATTTCGAGTGCGACGTGATAGGGCGTCGTCCCGGTGATCCTCCCGATGTCGTCGCCGATCCCGCGAAGATCCAACGCGACTTCGGTTGGCAATCTCGCCACGGCCTCGCCGGCACCGTTCAGAGCGCCTGGGAGGCGTGGGTCGTCAACGACCAGACCTGA
- a CDS encoding putative methyltransferase, whose translation MGQPRVTSDVKVAAVALKHVLYSALDRGPGRQLIGMVANRRARVAGEQARFSYDPATGSWLKQTPAGVILLPRPQGMGIEQSEVFTQDVFLRHYAVKPGDVVLDIGAGIGSETLPFSRWVGASGKVIGVEAHPATFATLKRACQINDVRNVELLHAAVMDSDKPVMITDLPSEVGYENRIGTNGIEVTALTLAGLIRKYDLDRVDFLKMNIEGAELPALQGGSEVLPLIHNAAIGCHDFLADETGDDSYRTKDAVYELLVNAGFTVRRRDDDPRPWARDYLFASR comes from the coding sequence ATGGGACAGCCGCGCGTCACCAGCGATGTTAAGGTCGCGGCCGTGGCGCTCAAACACGTGCTGTACAGCGCGCTCGATCGGGGCCCCGGCAGGCAGCTGATCGGAATGGTGGCCAACCGAAGGGCGCGGGTCGCGGGGGAACAAGCACGGTTCAGCTACGACCCCGCCACGGGGTCATGGCTGAAGCAGACACCGGCGGGAGTGATATTGCTGCCACGTCCGCAGGGGATGGGCATCGAACAAAGCGAAGTCTTCACCCAGGACGTCTTTCTTCGACACTACGCGGTCAAGCCTGGCGACGTGGTGCTCGACATCGGCGCGGGAATCGGTTCCGAGACACTGCCATTCTCCCGGTGGGTCGGCGCCTCGGGAAAGGTCATCGGGGTGGAAGCACATCCGGCGACGTTTGCCACCCTGAAGCGGGCATGTCAGATCAACGACGTACGCAACGTCGAACTCCTTCACGCAGCAGTCATGGATTCCGACAAGCCGGTGATGATCACCGATCTGCCGAGTGAAGTCGGCTACGAGAACAGGATTGGTACGAACGGTATCGAAGTCACCGCGCTCACGCTCGCGGGCTTGATCCGCAAGTACGACCTTGATCGAGTCGACTTCCTGAAGATGAATATCGAGGGTGCGGAATTGCCTGCGCTGCAGGGCGGCTCGGAAGTCCTCCCGCTCATCCACAACGCGGCGATAGGCTGCCACGACTTTCTTGCGGACGAGACCGGCGACGACTCGTATCGGACCAAGGACGCCGTCTACGAGTTGCTGGTGAATGCGGGATTCACCGTGCGTCGGCGGGATGACGATCCCCGCCCCTGGGCAAGGGACTACCTGTTTGCCTCCCGTTGA
- the wzxC gene encoding polysaccharide biosynthesis protein yields MKFRKTRPAQAVSPLVGGEAVPAGATESARLAPPQTGRQAAWNYLVFGLSKSSALITTVIVARLLDPADFGFFALALLIINFFDYLKDLGVGAALVQSPGSWKRFAPTALTLVTATGLVAGVAVAVAAPLAASTLNQPELTNMVRVLAIAVTISALGVLPAALLRRRLDFKRRLWPEFIAAIVKAVLTIALAATGFGVWSLVYGQLVGTVALTCLYWWVARTPLKYGFDTREARQLVLYGLSVTGVTLLAFGIANVDYAVVGVRLGDTALGLYTLAFRIPELLVLSLCIVISEVLFSSLSRLQHDRRHVGEHYLQVLTIVVPLTAPICVVLGAAAPAVIATLYGSDYADAAPVLSILAVYALIHSASYHAGDVFKAIGRPGLLTATGAVKLALLIWPIWWAAGHSIVMVAVVLLLVELVPLVANMVLVRAVTGLRFTPLIAATLRPMPAAAVMALAMVGITYVTENWPAPVQLSLAVPVGLICYLLMLRLTARGLYDQGMTVIRSLRRRSAQLAAPISTPESGKDT; encoded by the coding sequence ATGAAGTTCAGGAAGACACGGCCAGCGCAGGCCGTATCCCCCCTCGTCGGCGGTGAAGCCGTCCCCGCCGGTGCCACCGAGTCAGCGCGGCTAGCACCGCCGCAGACGGGGCGGCAAGCCGCCTGGAACTACCTGGTCTTCGGCCTGAGTAAGAGTTCCGCTCTCATCACCACCGTCATCGTCGCCCGATTACTCGACCCCGCCGACTTCGGTTTTTTCGCACTCGCGCTCCTCATCATCAATTTCTTCGACTACCTCAAAGACCTCGGTGTCGGCGCCGCACTTGTGCAGAGTCCCGGTTCGTGGAAACGGTTCGCGCCCACGGCATTGACTCTCGTCACCGCGACCGGCCTGGTGGCTGGTGTAGCAGTTGCCGTTGCGGCGCCGCTGGCGGCCTCGACGCTCAACCAGCCGGAACTCACGAACATGGTGCGTGTTCTTGCCATTGCCGTCACCATCTCCGCACTCGGTGTGCTACCCGCTGCGCTATTACGAAGAAGGCTCGATTTCAAGCGCAGGCTCTGGCCGGAATTCATCGCCGCGATCGTCAAGGCCGTTCTGACGATCGCGCTCGCCGCCACAGGTTTCGGCGTGTGGAGCCTCGTCTACGGGCAGCTTGTAGGAACCGTCGCGCTGACGTGCCTGTACTGGTGGGTGGCCCGCACCCCCCTGAAGTACGGCTTCGACACGCGCGAGGCGCGACAGCTGGTGCTGTACGGGCTGTCCGTAACGGGAGTCACCCTTCTTGCGTTCGGCATCGCCAACGTCGACTACGCGGTTGTCGGTGTGCGACTCGGTGACACCGCTCTGGGCTTGTACACGCTGGCCTTTCGGATCCCCGAATTACTGGTACTCAGCTTGTGCATCGTGATCAGCGAGGTGCTGTTCAGCTCGCTGTCCCGGCTCCAGCATGACCGCCGCCATGTCGGCGAGCACTATCTGCAGGTGTTGACGATCGTCGTGCCGCTGACGGCACCGATCTGTGTCGTCCTGGGTGCCGCCGCGCCGGCGGTGATCGCCACCCTGTACGGATCGGATTACGCCGATGCGGCTCCAGTGTTGTCGATCCTGGCGGTATACGCCCTCATCCACTCGGCGTCCTACCACGCCGGTGATGTCTTCAAAGCGATCGGACGTCCTGGACTCCTGACAGCGACCGGCGCAGTGAAGCTCGCGCTGTTGATCTGGCCGATCTGGTGGGCGGCCGGCCACAGCATCGTGATGGTCGCCGTCGTGCTGTTGCTGGTCGAGTTGGTTCCGCTGGTGGCGAATATGGTGCTGGTGCGCGCTGTGACCGGGCTTCGGTTCACCCCGCTGATCGCCGCGACGCTGCGTCCGATGCCCGCGGCGGCGGTGATGGCACTCGCGATGGTGGGCATCACCTACGTCACTGAGAATTGGCCCGCGCCCGTTCAACTGAGTCTGGCCGTGCCGGTCGGGCTAATCTGCTACCTATTGATGCTGAGGCTGACCGCACGCGGGCTTTATGACCAGGGAATGACGGTCATTCGCTCGCTGCGGCGGCGATCGGCGCAGTTGGCTGCTCCGATCAGTACACCTGAGTCGGGGAAGGACACCTAA
- a CDS encoding Capsular polysaccharide biosynthesis protein → MVNTLSGRRWSIVALCTVIGMLAGLLVAYVLLGHSKRYSAQATLAMLPASYIPTSEAAQYWDVLNHGQATRSAAIVFGQSNWLQAAATAADVPPSELSTSAGAVRDTTLIEVSVEAGSPHAAEAALSSVLSDASGPATAVAGPFRLEVVRQPAGSAQALGPGGLQAYGAAGLAGLALGAGVGLLVGRRAGNRNLESSEYARHAAGSRYADTAEESTLHTEPMSSEPSSR, encoded by the coding sequence GTGGTCAACACGCTTTCCGGGCGGCGGTGGTCAATCGTAGCCTTGTGCACAGTCATCGGGATGCTGGCCGGTCTTCTGGTTGCCTATGTGCTGCTTGGGCATTCGAAGAGATACTCCGCGCAGGCCACACTCGCCATGCTGCCGGCCTCCTACATTCCCACCAGCGAGGCCGCACAGTACTGGGATGTGCTCAACCACGGGCAGGCGACGCGGTCCGCGGCGATCGTGTTCGGTCAGAGCAACTGGCTTCAGGCCGCGGCGACCGCCGCCGACGTGCCGCCGTCAGAGCTGTCCACGTCCGCCGGCGCAGTCCGAGACACCACCCTGATCGAGGTCAGCGTCGAGGCCGGTTCCCCCCATGCCGCCGAGGCAGCGCTCAGTTCCGTCCTCAGCGATGCGAGCGGGCCCGCGACCGCTGTCGCCGGCCCATTCCGCCTCGAGGTGGTCAGGCAACCCGCCGGCAGCGCCCAGGCCTTGGGGCCGGGCGGCCTACAGGCCTATGGCGCTGCGGGTCTCGCAGGATTGGCGTTGGGCGCCGGCGTGGGACTGCTTGTCGGCCGACGGGCAGGGAACAGAAATCTTGAGTCCTCGGAATACGCCCGTCACGCCGCCGGATCTCGCTACGCCGACACCGCTGAAGAGTCCACCCTTCACACCGAACCGATGTCATCCGAGCCGTCCTCGCGGTGA